The following is a genomic window from Marinococcus sp. PL1-022.
CTGATCGGTGAAAATATTGTATCGCTCGGGATTATTTTTCTGCACTTCAATTTTTGTAATTTTCACAAAGGCCCTCTCCTTTTGCATAGTGGAAAATGATTATGACAACCCGCTTTTGGGTAAAGTTGAATAGTTTCAAAAGTGACGTTTTTACATCACCTTAAGGACTGAAAGGAGAAATACACATTGAATATTGCTATTGCCGGAGGAAGCGGGTATGTAGGCTCCGCCCTCACAGGCTACCTCGAGCAGATGGGCCACCATATTTATATTTTAACAAGAAACAGTAAAAATAAAAAAAATAGTGAAAATATCACCTTTATTGAATGGATGAACCCCGGCAGCAAACCCGAGTATGAATTGCCGCCGGTGGATGCTTTCATAAATCTGGCCGGCTCATCGATTGCACAACGATGGACGGAACAAAATAAAGCAGATATTTTAAACAGCCGTATCGATTCCACCAGAGAAATCATTCGTATTTTTCAAGCAAGCAGCCATAAACCGGAAGTACTTGTCAGTGCATCAGCCGTGGCTTATTATGGTATGTCCAATGAAGCAGAATTCACTGAAGAATCTCCAAAAGGTGAACCCAGCTTTTTACAGGACGTTTCCGTACGCTGGGAAAATGAAGCCGAAAAAGCGGAAGAACTCGGAATCCGGGTAGTAAAAGCACGAATGGGTCTCGTTTTGCAGGCATTCATTCCGCCACTTGTCTCTGCCTATAAAATGTTTGGCGGCGGTACTATCGGAAGCGGTAAACAGTGGTTTTCCTGGATTCATTTAAGAGACGCTGTCGAAATGCTTCTTTTTGCAGCTACGAATAAAGAAATTAAAGGTGCTTTGAACATTACTGCGCCCCAGCCCGCGCAGATGGAAACACTCGGACGCGAGATAGCTAAAGTGACCGGACGCCCTCACTGGATCTCTGTTCCATCATTTGTTATCGAAAAGATGCTCGGTGAAATGAGTGTAATGATCCTCGGAGGCCAGAAGGTCATCCCCCAAAAATCCATGGATCACGGTTTCTCTTTTCATTTTCCGACTCTCCAGCCTGCGCTGATCAATATTTTAAAGGAGTAATCTTCAGCCGTCTGGGCCTTCCAGACGGCTTTTCTTATCAAAGGTGGAGGAATTGTCCATCTGCGCAAGTATTACTTATCGTTTTCACTGTTCAGGTTACATAACACTCTATAAGTAGTAATAATACTCATAAATGCCCGATAGGCAAGTTTGAACATTTCCACAATTAGCGTTAAGATTTGAAATGTGAGTGTGGCAGATCTTATTACATTTTAAAACAAAGCAATTTTGCGTTTGTTTTTTTTATAAAGAGGTATAGTACATGTAGCCCTCTATTAATTTTAAAAGGTGGTAAGAAAATGGAAACGAAAATGACTGGAACGAACGGTTCCGTCGATTCAATCGTTTTTGACAAACCAACCGTTGAAGACGGGGCAGACATGTGGGAACTTGTCAAAAACTCCACATTGGATTTGAATTCCTCATATAAATATATTATGATGTGTGAATTTTTTGCCGAAACATGTGTTGTCGCTAAAGAAAACGATGAATTAGTGGGCTTCGTAACGGCCTTTATTCCACCTGAAAAACAGGATACCGTGTTTGTCTGGCAGGTGGGCGTGGATACTTCCCAGCGGGGAAAAGGCCTTGCTTCACGTTTGCTGGATGCGCTTCTTGAACGGGATGTATGTGAAGAAGTGCTCTATTTAGAAGCTACCATCACTCCTTCCAATGAAGCCTCTCAGGCTTTGTTTAAAAAGCTTGCCAAGAAACGCGATACTGAAGTGACAGTTTCTGAATGCTTTACGGAGGATCTGTTCCCGGATGATGAACATGAAGAAGAGTTGACATTTCGAGTCGGACCCTTTACAAAATAAGTAGCGAACATGACATGCAAAGCGCATGTCATGTATTATGTAAAAACTGAATTTTTCGATAACATCCCCAAGGAGGATACTTACATTTATGATGAAAAATGACCTTAGCGTTTTTAACGAATACGAATCGGAAGTGCGCAGCTATGTCAGAGGCTTTCCTACGGTGTTCCACCAGGCAAAAGGGTACAAGCTCTGGGATCTGGACGGAAAAGAATATGTTGACTTCTTTTCCGGCGCAGGAGCACTGAACTATGGACATAACGATGACAACATGAAAGAAAAACTGCTCGCCTACATTCAGGAGGACGGGGTTACCCACTCCCTTGATATGGCTACTAAAGCAAAGGGCGAATTTATC
Proteins encoded in this region:
- a CDS encoding TIGR01777 family oxidoreductase; translation: MNIAIAGGSGYVGSALTGYLEQMGHHIYILTRNSKNKKNSENITFIEWMNPGSKPEYELPPVDAFINLAGSSIAQRWTEQNKADILNSRIDSTREIIRIFQASSHKPEVLVSASAVAYYGMSNEAEFTEESPKGEPSFLQDVSVRWENEAEKAEELGIRVVKARMGLVLQAFIPPLVSAYKMFGGGTIGSGKQWFSWIHLRDAVEMLLFAATNKEIKGALNITAPQPAQMETLGREIAKVTGRPHWISVPSFVIEKMLGEMSVMILGGQKVIPQKSMDHGFSFHFPTLQPALINILKE
- the ectA gene encoding diaminobutyrate acetyltransferase, giving the protein METKMTGTNGSVDSIVFDKPTVEDGADMWELVKNSTLDLNSSYKYIMMCEFFAETCVVAKENDELVGFVTAFIPPEKQDTVFVWQVGVDTSQRGKGLASRLLDALLERDVCEEVLYLEATITPSNEASQALFKKLAKKRDTEVTVSECFTEDLFPDDEHEEELTFRVGPFTK